A genomic stretch from Bacillus sp. E(2018) includes:
- a CDS encoding WYL domain-containing protein yields MTNLLMRCIQERVGIEMIYLSQKGDISHRFVIPYSFDGHIIKGYCSAKKQIRSFHISNILSIHSRFLSS; encoded by the coding sequence ATGACTAACTTATTAATGAGATGCATTCAAGAACGAGTTGGAATCGAAATGATCTACCTCTCACAAAAAGGTGACATCTCGCACCGTTTTGTAATTCCATACTCCTTTGACGGTCATATCATCAAAGGCTATTGTTCAGCAAAAAAACAGATTCGAAGTTTTCACATAAGTAACATATTATCTATACACTCACGTTTTTTGTCTTCTTAA
- a CDS encoding GNAT family N-acetyltransferase: MIVKLDQTWHEKVMDYLSEEPALNLFIIADIENFGYETDSQDIWADVEENGAITGILLRYKGNYLPYAKAEINAKAFSEIINKDKSYEMLSGKKEIADQFTPYLQFERTKELYFAELKDAKSLKKNISRESILQAELKDVDSLMELKYLIKEFSIGKTAKESLEQALSTKTGRTYFIREEDTIVSCASSTAENSLSAMIVGVCSHPEKRNKGYASLCMEALCYDILAEGKTLCLFYDNPKAGSIYKRLGFYDIGHWSMNYALRTADSKKQQETVL; this comes from the coding sequence ATGATAGTTAAGTTGGATCAAACGTGGCATGAAAAAGTTATGGACTATTTGAGTGAAGAACCTGCGCTAAACTTATTCATTATTGCTGATATTGAGAATTTTGGTTATGAAACAGATTCTCAAGACATCTGGGCAGATGTTGAGGAGAACGGGGCGATCACAGGCATTCTTCTTCGTTATAAAGGAAACTACCTTCCTTACGCAAAAGCGGAGATTAATGCAAAAGCTTTTTCAGAGATTATCAATAAAGATAAAAGTTATGAGATGCTTTCTGGTAAAAAGGAAATCGCGGACCAGTTTACTCCTTATTTACAGTTTGAGCGAACAAAAGAACTATATTTTGCCGAACTAAAAGATGCAAAATCATTAAAGAAAAATATATCAAGAGAAAGCATTTTACAAGCAGAGCTTAAAGATGTTGATAGCCTCATGGAATTAAAATATTTGATCAAAGAATTCTCAATTGGAAAAACAGCTAAAGAAAGCTTGGAGCAAGCATTATCCACCAAAACAGGACGCACTTATTTTATAAGAGAAGAGGATACCATTGTTTCTTGTGCATCCTCTACGGCAGAAAATTCATTGTCAGCGATGATTGTCGGCGTGTGTTCACACCCTGAAAAAAGAAACAAAGGGTATGCTTCACTTTGTATGGAAGCGCTATGCTACGATATTTTAGCTGAAGGGAAAACGCTCTGTCTGTTCTATGATAATCCAAAAGCAGGCTCCATTTATAAACGTTTAGGATTTTATGATATTGGTCATTGGAGTATGAACTACGCACTCCGAACAGCTGATTCAAAAAAACAGCAGGAAACAGTGTTATAA
- a CDS encoding N-acetylmuramoyl-L-alanine amidase, which translates to MKEKFQITNQFLKKEWKQRPGGNRIPRFAVAHDTGNPDSTAKQNYEYFNSRQLEASAHVFIDDKQILVIIPLHERAWHVRSNVSDANEWGIGVELCYGPSIDFNKAYSRYVWFFAYLCDMYQWDPARNIKGHFQLDPKRRTDPLNCFHRYGKTFPFFIEDVKYELKKFVVHQNEFKELVTAEGKLYKVQIGAFSSRENAEILSRKAKSAGFDVHIDHS; encoded by the coding sequence ATGAAAGAAAAATTTCAGATTACAAATCAATTTTTAAAGAAAGAATGGAAGCAGCGTCCAGGAGGTAATCGTATACCGCGCTTTGCGGTTGCACACGACACTGGGAATCCCGACTCAACGGCCAAACAGAACTATGAATATTTCAATAGCAGACAACTAGAGGCTTCTGCACACGTATTCATAGATGATAAACAAATATTGGTAATCATTCCATTGCATGAAAGAGCTTGGCACGTTCGCTCTAACGTATCAGATGCGAATGAATGGGGAATAGGGGTTGAGTTATGCTATGGTCCATCCATAGATTTTAACAAAGCTTACAGCCGTTATGTATGGTTTTTTGCCTATTTATGTGACATGTATCAATGGGATCCTGCTCGGAACATAAAAGGTCACTTTCAACTGGACCCAAAAAGAAGGACAGATCCTTTAAATTGTTTTCACCGATACGGTAAGACATTTCCATTCTTTATTGAAGATGTAAAGTATGAGTTAAAAAAATTTGTTGTTCATCAGAATGAGTTTAAAGAGCTTGTTACTGCAGAAGGAAAACTTTATAAAGTGCAGATTGGAGCATTCTCATCTAGAGAAAATGCCGAGATTCTTTCTCGAAAAGCCAAATCTGCAGGATTTGATGTTCATATCGATCACTCTTAA
- a CDS encoding STAS domain-containing protein encodes MEQQLRVLGKKIIEHKYDLSKKIDEVRVSLGEHPTEQTEFVLNLRGELFSYFGKALYEDKKTSQEHFIKWGRKNGELAVQHEVPLDKALSSTRYYRMVLWDFIRNEISNEKFSVETILKAASIIDPFLDETVHAFSVAYVENNNRVLGLAREAIEELSVPVVRLTRAVAVLPLVGTIDTHRSKLIMETSLQKCMELQIEHLFIDLSGVAVIDTMVAHNLFKVINSLKLLGVNVTLSGMRPELAQTVVSLGISFEGFSIAGNLYQELEAMGIRPQKNK; translated from the coding sequence ATGGAGCAACAATTGAGGGTATTAGGTAAAAAAATCATTGAGCATAAATATGATCTATCAAAGAAAATTGATGAGGTGCGCGTATCACTTGGTGAGCATCCTACAGAGCAAACGGAATTTGTGTTAAACCTCCGTGGAGAACTATTTTCATACTTTGGAAAAGCTCTTTATGAAGATAAGAAAACATCACAAGAGCATTTTATTAAATGGGGAAGAAAAAATGGCGAGCTTGCTGTTCAGCATGAAGTTCCGCTGGACAAAGCATTAAGCAGTACCAGGTACTATAGAATGGTGCTTTGGGATTTCATACGTAACGAAATTAGTAATGAAAAATTCAGCGTTGAAACCATTTTGAAAGCCGCCTCTATCATCGACCCATTTCTAGATGAAACGGTCCATGCTTTTAGTGTCGCATATGTTGAGAATAATAATCGTGTACTTGGATTGGCTAGAGAGGCAATTGAAGAGTTGTCTGTTCCCGTTGTCAGGCTGACAAGAGCGGTTGCGGTTCTCCCGCTTGTAGGAACGATTGATACGCATCGCTCTAAGTTAATTATGGAAACTTCTCTTCAAAAATGCATGGAATTACAGATTGAACATCTATTTATCGATCTATCTGGTGTAGCCGTGATTGATACGATGGTCGCTCATAATTTATTTAAGGTAATAAATTCTCTTAAGCTTTTAGGTGTAAATGTAACCTTAAGCGGGATGCGTCCTGAACTTGCTCAGACTGTCGTTTCGCTAGGAATTAGTTTCGAAGGATTTTCAATTGCTGGAAACTTGTATCAGGAGCTTGAAGCAATGGGGATTCGACCTCAAAAAAATAAATAA
- a CDS encoding GGDEF domain-containing protein → MKDSFTITDHRSETISSLLRWFFLILCVPVFYYQPVSSVLKYETDTFPILFMIGILYMTSTQIVLHQLPETSLYYRIFTRGGIVFDCLAYAWLMQLSGGADSPFVAVGYLIVIHAALYWRLRGALIVGTASFVILSYFFIRDSGYMNTLSSFEFLMKSIFLWLIAFYGGVIASKERQHYLEKNMYQLQSEQDYLTGLLNHRKFQEDVLESTKQNKPFTLVLCDIDRFKSFNDQHGHLIGDEVLKVVGATFKRFISIKEGEAYRYGGEEFAWILHTSCKTEVKNTIETINKHLETFPYRLGENALPVTLSYGIARYVEGEKPSQIIQRADVLLYEAKAAGRNTCKLDTVRVKGNQLTM, encoded by the coding sequence ATGAAAGATTCATTTACGATTACTGATCACCGTTCTGAAACCATATCTTCTTTACTACGGTGGTTCTTCTTAATACTTTGTGTACCTGTTTTTTATTATCAACCCGTTTCAAGTGTGCTGAAATATGAAACGGATACCTTTCCGATTCTCTTCATGATTGGGATCCTATATATGACATCCACACAGATTGTTCTACACCAATTGCCTGAGACGTCACTATACTACCGTATTTTTACTAGAGGTGGAATAGTTTTTGATTGCCTCGCTTATGCTTGGCTGATGCAACTTTCAGGAGGAGCTGACAGCCCGTTTGTTGCCGTAGGTTATTTGATCGTTATTCATGCCGCTCTGTATTGGAGGTTAAGAGGCGCCCTTATAGTAGGAACAGCGAGTTTTGTTATCCTGTCTTACTTTTTCATAAGAGATAGCGGATATATGAACACGCTTTCTTCCTTTGAATTTCTGATGAAGAGCATCTTCTTATGGCTGATTGCTTTTTACGGAGGTGTGATTGCTTCTAAAGAACGACAACATTATCTTGAGAAGAATATGTATCAGCTTCAATCTGAACAAGACTATTTAACGGGTCTGCTGAATCATCGGAAATTTCAAGAAGACGTTTTAGAAAGTACAAAACAAAATAAGCCCTTTACACTAGTGTTATGTGATATTGATCGTTTTAAATCGTTTAACGATCAGCATGGACATTTGATTGGTGATGAAGTGCTAAAGGTTGTTGGTGCAACGTTTAAACGCTTTATATCTATAAAAGAAGGAGAAGCGTATCGTTACGGTGGAGAAGAGTTTGCCTGGATTCTCCATACAAGTTGCAAAACAGAAGTTAAAAATACGATTGAAACGATCAATAAACATTTAGAAACCTTTCCTTATAGGTTAGGAGAAAATGCGTTACCTGTTACACTTAGCTATGGAATTGCAAGATATGTAGAAGGTGAAAAACCTTCACAGATCATTCAAAGAGCAGATGTGCTCTTGTATGAAGCAAAGGCAGCGGGAAGAAATACATGTAAACTAGATACAGTCAGAGTGAAGGGAAATCAGCTAACGATGTAG
- the addB gene encoding helicase-exonuclease AddAB subunit AddB, whose protein sequence is MSLQFILGRSGSGKSHSVFKEIQQELTDRPSGHPIIYLVPDQMTFQSEYKLASTPGLSGMMRAQVFSFSRLAWRILGETGGLTRMHITSTGIRMMLRKIVEHKKEDLKIFRKASEQSGFYELLELMTTELKRYCVSAEDLSWNADTLLSLGQKENNKKVLQDKLSDLSVISSSLDEALMGKYIDSEDYLRLLQAKIPFSESIKESEIYIDGFHSFTPQELEVTAGLLAHAKKVTIALTTDEFSTMESEPHELDLFYMTKKTVQALTAQAKGLGVFVEEPIYLYEKPKFNSSAIAHIEDQYDQRPAIPSAKHKGVGVAAAVNVRSEVEGAARKIIELVRDQGYRYRDIAVTVRNTGSYQALIETVFTDYEIPVFLDQKKSMLHHPLIELIRSSLDIVLKNWRYESVFRAVKTDMLYPLDEIRKTTSEMRRCMDELENYVLALGIQGKRWTDPKPWKYKRFRGFESEDFGKTSRDDEKEQLINDMRDMIVSPLNRLSKNLSNSKSIIQYCKSLYQYLEDLNVPMKLERLRIHAESAGKLRAASEHGQVWNAVLGLLDEMVELTGEEELSKETWMQMLDTGLESLKFALVPPSLDQVLVGTMERSRFTDVKVNFVLGVNDGIIPLKPKDDGLLSEDEREALERNGVVLAPTARRKLLDEQFMIYLALTNGSDRLFVSYALADEEGKTMQPSMVIQRLHDLFPDLKEELYQNEPAIQNDRDFVQHPIKSVSFLSAQLREWKKGYPISSVWWDVYNWVIEDTQYDFYAKRALSSLFYFNREAPLSSSVSRDLYGDKILTSISRMELFQSCPFSQFMSYGLKLKERQMYKLEAPDIGQLFHAALKQMNDSLQQRSVAWSDLSKGDCYRLAGDIVELLAPQLQHEILLSSNRHLYIKKKLKEVVGKASHILSQHAKASGFTPAGLELAFASGATLPPLTYKLPNGTTMEVIGRIDRVDTAKSSKGLLMRVIDYKSSSTGLNLAELYHGIALQMLTYLDVAVTHSQSWLGEESVPAGVLYFHVHNPLLNQKKLLSVEEIEKEVLKKFKMKGLVLAEEEAVQLMDSTMDKRSSIIPVALTQKGFHKSHSSIASREQFDTMRNHARKMAVTSGEGITNGVIDISPYEMKKKTPCTFCSYKPVCQFDQTLEENQYRQLRSEKDDVILEKMHEEGGNMI, encoded by the coding sequence ATGAGTTTGCAATTTATTTTGGGACGATCCGGCAGCGGAAAGTCCCACTCTGTATTTAAGGAGATCCAACAAGAACTTACAGACCGTCCTTCAGGTCATCCAATTATCTATCTTGTACCAGATCAGATGACGTTTCAATCTGAGTATAAGCTAGCTTCAACCCCAGGATTATCGGGAATGATGCGTGCGCAAGTATTTAGTTTTTCAAGGCTTGCTTGGCGAATTCTTGGAGAGACCGGTGGTTTAACAAGAATGCACATCACATCTACCGGAATAAGAATGATGCTTCGGAAAATCGTCGAGCACAAAAAAGAAGATCTTAAAATCTTTCGAAAAGCCTCTGAGCAGAGTGGTTTTTACGAATTGCTTGAGTTAATGACTACAGAACTTAAACGATATTGTGTTTCTGCAGAAGATCTTTCGTGGAATGCTGATACCCTGCTTTCTCTTGGACAAAAAGAAAATAATAAAAAAGTGCTTCAGGATAAATTATCAGACCTAAGTGTTATTTCGAGTTCCTTGGATGAAGCACTTATGGGAAAGTATATAGATTCAGAAGATTACCTGCGTCTGCTTCAAGCGAAGATTCCTTTTTCTGAGAGCATTAAGGAAAGTGAAATTTACATAGATGGATTTCATTCTTTTACTCCCCAAGAATTAGAAGTTACTGCTGGATTACTCGCTCATGCTAAGAAAGTGACCATTGCACTTACGACCGATGAATTTTCAACTATGGAATCAGAGCCTCATGAGCTTGACTTATTTTATATGACTAAAAAGACTGTACAGGCACTAACAGCACAAGCAAAAGGATTAGGTGTGTTCGTGGAGGAACCGATCTATCTTTATGAGAAGCCAAAGTTTAATTCAAGTGCCATCGCTCACATCGAAGATCAGTATGATCAAAGACCGGCCATTCCTTCTGCCAAACATAAAGGTGTTGGAGTAGCGGCGGCAGTCAATGTTCGATCAGAAGTAGAGGGAGCAGCAAGAAAAATCATTGAACTCGTTCGTGACCAAGGTTATCGCTATCGCGATATCGCTGTTACAGTACGAAATACGGGTAGTTATCAAGCATTAATTGAAACGGTATTTACAGATTATGAGATACCAGTTTTTCTAGATCAAAAAAAATCTATGCTTCATCATCCATTGATAGAGCTTATCCGTTCATCATTAGACATTGTCTTAAAGAATTGGCGCTATGAATCTGTGTTTCGGGCTGTTAAAACAGACATGCTCTATCCGCTTGATGAGATAAGAAAAACGACTTCTGAGATGAGACGTTGTATGGATGAACTTGAAAACTATGTGTTAGCACTGGGTATCCAAGGCAAAAGGTGGACAGATCCAAAACCATGGAAATATAAAAGATTTAGAGGGTTCGAATCAGAAGATTTTGGAAAGACATCCCGTGATGATGAAAAAGAACAGCTGATCAACGATATGCGGGATATGATCGTATCTCCGTTGAATCGTCTATCTAAAAACCTGTCAAACAGCAAAAGTATCATCCAATATTGTAAAAGTCTTTATCAGTATCTTGAAGATTTAAATGTGCCGATGAAACTGGAACGATTGAGGATTCATGCGGAATCAGCAGGAAAACTAAGAGCAGCATCTGAACATGGTCAAGTTTGGAATGCGGTGTTAGGTCTTCTTGATGAGATGGTAGAGTTGACCGGTGAGGAAGAACTTTCAAAAGAGACGTGGATGCAGATGCTTGATACAGGGCTTGAAAGCCTTAAGTTTGCTCTTGTTCCTCCTTCTCTCGATCAAGTATTAGTAGGAACTATGGAAAGATCTCGTTTTACGGATGTAAAAGTAAATTTTGTTCTCGGCGTAAACGATGGAATCATTCCGTTAAAACCAAAAGACGATGGATTACTTTCAGAGGATGAAAGAGAAGCCCTTGAGAGAAACGGTGTTGTGCTTGCACCGACTGCTCGAAGAAAACTGCTAGATGAGCAGTTTATGATCTATCTGGCGTTAACCAATGGAAGTGACCGTTTGTTTGTTTCGTATGCGCTAGCAGACGAGGAAGGGAAAACGATGCAGCCTTCTATGGTCATACAGCGGTTGCACGACCTCTTCCCAGATTTAAAGGAAGAACTTTATCAAAACGAACCTGCTATACAAAATGATAGAGATTTTGTGCAGCATCCGATAAAAAGTGTCTCTTTTTTAAGTGCACAGCTTAGAGAGTGGAAAAAAGGCTATCCGATCTCTTCCGTTTGGTGGGATGTATACAATTGGGTGATTGAAGACACCCAGTATGATTTCTATGCAAAGCGAGCTCTGTCTTCTCTGTTCTATTTTAATCGAGAAGCCCCTCTCAGTTCATCTGTATCAAGAGACCTTTATGGCGATAAGATCTTAACGAGCATCTCGAGGATGGAGCTTTTTCAGTCATGTCCATTCTCTCAGTTTATGTCGTACGGGCTAAAGTTAAAAGAACGGCAAATGTATAAGCTTGAAGCTCCTGATATCGGACAGCTTTTTCATGCTGCGTTAAAACAGATGAATGATTCGCTTCAACAAAGAAGCGTAGCTTGGAGTGATCTTTCAAAAGGAGACTGTTATCGTTTAGCAGGAGATATTGTTGAACTTTTGGCACCACAGCTTCAGCATGAGATCCTGTTAAGTTCCAACAGACATCTTTATATTAAGAAGAAGTTAAAAGAAGTGGTCGGCAAAGCTTCGCACATATTAAGTCAACATGCAAAGGCGAGCGGGTTCACACCAGCAGGTCTTGAACTAGCATTCGCTTCTGGTGCAACATTGCCACCATTAACCTATAAATTGCCGAATGGTACAACGATGGAAGTGATCGGACGTATCGATCGTGTTGATACAGCCAAAAGTTCTAAAGGACTTCTGATGCGAGTGATTGACTATAAATCCAGCTCAACAGGACTTAACTTGGCAGAGTTATATCATGGCATTGCTCTACAGATGCTGACCTACCTAGATGTTGCGGTCACACATTCACAAAGCTGGCTAGGTGAAGAGTCGGTTCCTGCAGGAGTTCTGTATTTCCATGTTCACAATCCGCTTTTAAATCAAAAGAAACTGCTTAGTGTTGAAGAAATTGAAAAAGAAGTGTTAAAGAAATTTAAGATGAAAGGTTTAGTTCTTGCAGAGGAAGAAGCCGTTCAACTTATGGACAGCACGATGGATAAGCGTTCTTCTATCATTCCTGTAGCTCTTACACAAAAAGGATTTCATAAGTCGCATTCCTCTATCGCCTCAAGAGAGCAGTTTGACACGATGCGAAATCATGCTCGAAAGATGGCTGTAACGAGTGGGGAAGGTATTACAAACGGAGTAATCGATATCTCTCCATATGAGATGAAGAAAAAAACACCATGTACCTTCTGTTCGTATAAACCTGTTTGTCAGTTTGATCAAACTCTTGAAGAGAACCAATACCGTCAACTTCGCTCAGAAAAAGATGATGTTATTTTAGAAAAAATGCACGAGGAAGGAGGAAATATGATTTGA
- a CDS encoding MDR family MFS transporter — translation MEHLEMRRKVIIMLSIMSAMLFAALNQTIVGTSLPKIIADLGGIEYYSWVFTIFMLTSSITAILVGKLSDIYGRKPFILLGIGVFTAGSLLCGISESIFELILYRGVQGFGGGMIMSTAFTAVGDLFPPRERGKWQGIMSSVFGLASVFGPTLGGYIVDHFHWHWVFWIFLPFGLVAFAAIYFLFPSVQRKEKESIDYTGSLLLTLTMVPLLLSFTWAGNQYDWASPEIIGLFTVTIVAFFLFVLTEKRVSSPVLPLDMFKNKVFTVSNIIGFFLGAGMFGSIMYMPFFIQGVMGTSATKSGFVMMPLTLAMVAGSTISGQIITKTGKYKKLAMLGLFIMVSGMTSMHFMDTQTTNTTAIFNMILVGSGLGIAFPIFTLTVQNAIEHKYLGVATSSVQLFRQLGGTIGVSIMGSVMNNSLADHFNKESQKLVASSPSVTPEMGEQIKELANPQVLLNQDAVIEKFSALPPESLNVIKQVLGILRESLSYALNGVFLTGAIVIGTAFILTFFFLKEIPLRTSNEEKNASNEQAEERKLG, via the coding sequence ATGGAACATCTAGAAATGCGGCGAAAAGTAATTATAATGCTTTCCATCATGTCTGCTATGCTTTTTGCAGCGTTAAACCAAACCATTGTTGGTACGTCTTTACCAAAAATCATTGCTGATCTTGGAGGAATAGAATACTACAGCTGGGTTTTCACGATTTTCATGCTCACTTCAAGTATCACAGCAATATTAGTTGGAAAACTATCAGACATTTACGGTAGAAAGCCATTTATCCTCTTAGGAATCGGTGTGTTTACTGCAGGATCGCTTTTATGCGGCATTTCCGAAAGTATCTTTGAACTTATCTTATATAGAGGGGTTCAAGGTTTTGGTGGAGGTATGATCATGTCGACGGCTTTCACAGCAGTTGGTGATTTATTCCCCCCTCGCGAACGTGGCAAATGGCAAGGAATTATGAGCAGTGTTTTTGGTTTAGCAAGCGTGTTTGGTCCAACTTTAGGAGGATACATCGTCGATCACTTTCATTGGCATTGGGTATTCTGGATTTTTCTCCCCTTTGGTCTTGTCGCTTTTGCCGCTATATATTTTTTATTTCCTTCTGTTCAAAGAAAAGAGAAGGAATCCATCGATTACACAGGTTCATTGTTACTAACGTTAACAATGGTTCCTCTTCTCCTTTCATTCACTTGGGCAGGAAATCAATATGATTGGGCATCTCCAGAGATCATCGGACTGTTTACTGTAACAATCGTAGCTTTCTTTTTATTTGTGCTAACAGAAAAGCGTGTATCAAGTCCTGTGCTACCGCTTGATATGTTCAAAAATAAAGTGTTCACCGTGTCTAACATCATCGGGTTCTTTTTAGGAGCAGGCATGTTTGGTTCGATCATGTATATGCCTTTTTTCATACAAGGAGTAATGGGAACATCTGCTACAAAATCCGGCTTTGTCATGATGCCATTAACACTTGCTATGGTTGCAGGAAGCACGATAAGCGGACAGATCATTACAAAAACAGGAAAATACAAGAAATTAGCTATGCTGGGATTATTCATTATGGTCAGTGGAATGACGAGCATGCATTTTATGGATACGCAAACGACTAATACGACAGCAATCTTTAATATGATTCTCGTTGGATCAGGACTTGGAATCGCGTTTCCGATTTTCACCTTAACCGTACAGAACGCGATTGAACATAAGTACTTAGGTGTTGCGACCTCTTCTGTTCAACTGTTCAGACAGCTTGGAGGTACGATTGGTGTTTCCATTATGGGGAGTGTAATGAATAACTCTCTAGCTGACCACTTTAATAAAGAGTCTCAAAAGCTAGTCGCGTCTTCACCTAGTGTTACACCTGAGATGGGTGAGCAGATTAAAGAGCTCGCGAACCCTCAAGTCTTGCTGAACCAAGACGCTGTTATAGAAAAATTCAGTGCTTTACCACCTGAATCTTTAAACGTTATTAAACAAGTACTTGGTATACTGCGTGAGTCTTTGAGTTATGCATTAAATGGCGTTTTCTTAACTGGTGCAATCGTTATTGGCACAGCATTCATACTCACCTTCTTCTTCTTAAAAGAAATTCCATTAAGAACTTCTAATGAAGAAAAGAATGCGTCAAATGAACAAGCCGAAGAACGGAAGCTTGGTTAA
- a CDS encoding GGDEF domain-containing protein produces MENFQLDLRALKKNLLPEFMKSIPAMIHTHKEHLRKNEDFHTFLNGFVEQYEKILEKFLRGIVHAVFLEEDRFESFLKQGEQKAFRSGIHFLRHQRIPHQALACFTTSISESVLMEVKKATIDEPLVIQLFMLDRWNRISHRAVTGFLSGFSSQQFKDLKEISIRDPLTNLYNRRYFYDCLEKELTKAQRLKLPLTLVMFDINNFKLINDELGHHAGDEILQQIAELSKRLKLFSGFRFGGDEFVFLLPGITEEEAYILIEKLESQLIVWNESISLAYGAIELLADACENIDYYLQLADERMYTNKRARSENKSFI; encoded by the coding sequence ATGGAAAACTTCCAACTAGACTTACGCGCACTCAAAAAAAACTTGTTGCCAGAATTTATGAAGTCTATTCCTGCTATGATACATACACACAAAGAGCATCTAAGAAAAAATGAAGACTTTCATACGTTTCTAAACGGTTTTGTTGAGCAATATGAAAAGATATTAGAGAAATTTTTACGCGGAATCGTGCATGCTGTATTTTTAGAAGAAGATCGGTTTGAATCCTTTTTAAAACAAGGAGAGCAAAAAGCATTTCGATCAGGTATTCATTTTTTAAGACATCAACGAATTCCTCATCAAGCTTTAGCATGTTTTACAACGAGTATTAGTGAATCTGTTTTAATGGAAGTGAAAAAAGCAACGATAGACGAGCCGTTAGTCATACAGCTGTTTATGCTAGATCGCTGGAATCGGATTTCTCATCGAGCTGTAACAGGCTTTCTAAGCGGTTTCTCCTCTCAACAATTTAAAGATCTTAAGGAGATCAGCATTCGTGATCCACTAACAAATCTGTACAATCGCCGATACTTTTATGACTGTTTAGAAAAAGAGCTTACAAAAGCACAAAGACTTAAACTACCTCTTACACTTGTCATGTTTGATATCAATAATTTTAAATTAATTAATGACGAGCTGGGACATCACGCAGGTGATGAAATTCTTCAGCAGATCGCGGAACTTTCTAAACGGTTAAAATTGTTCTCTGGATTTAGGTTCGGCGGAGATGAATTTGTTTTTCTTTTGCCAGGGATTACTGAGGAGGAAGCATACATCTTAATTGAAAAGTTAGAGAGCCAGCTTATCGTTTGGAATGAATCGATTTCATTAGCATATGGTGCGATAGAACTGCTTGCAGATGCTTGCGAGAACATTGATTATTATCTTCAGCTTGCGGATGAGCGGATGTATACCAATAAAAGAGCAAGAAGTGAGAATAAATCATTCATTTGA
- a CDS encoding MarR family transcriptional regulator has translation MENREQTPLRNELERELEMSLRRLFRTLRKGLNEVYSDYIPSNEFAVLQTLFIQSPLMASEIANELKVSSSHITAVTDRLVGKNYIQRVRSDSDRRIVYLEITEDGREIARKMDNIKNNYLEKKFAALTDEDIKRMIDSSIKLLD, from the coding sequence ATGGAAAATAGAGAACAAACCCCATTAAGAAATGAGTTAGAGCGAGAATTGGAAATGAGCTTACGCAGACTTTTTCGCACGTTAAGAAAAGGCTTAAACGAAGTGTACTCAGATTATATTCCAAGCAATGAGTTTGCTGTTCTTCAGACTTTATTTATTCAAAGTCCTTTAATGGCTTCAGAAATCGCTAATGAATTAAAAGTTTCATCAAGCCATATTACCGCAGTGACGGATCGGCTTGTTGGCAAGAACTACATTCAGCGTGTACGATCAGATTCAGACCGTCGGATCGTCTATTTAGAAATTACTGAAGATGGTAGAGAAATCGCACGAAAAATGGATAACATTAAGAATAACTACTTGGAAAAAAAGTTTGCTGCATTAACAGATGAAGACATAAAGCGAATGATAGATTCTTCAATAAAACTGCTTGATTAG
- a CDS encoding serine/threonine protein kinase, with amino-acid sequence MEHFIQLARQLNNEIMIESRSPFDPVCPVNTPYPWEMLGCGNYAAVFSHPAHPEFVVKIYGREEHGLLDEKKVYDRLGKHPGFSVCYHSEQRFLILKRIEGMTLYDCVHKGVKIHENVIYDIDEAVRHARNKGLFPNDVHGKNVMISNNRGIIVDVSDFSRYETCRKWKDLRKAYFTIYKKSLYHFPIKIPYFVLNGVRMGYRYYRKLKISKKQVLK; translated from the coding sequence ATGGAACACTTTATCCAGTTAGCCAGACAATTGAACAATGAGATTATGATTGAAAGCCGCAGCCCATTTGATCCGGTTTGCCCAGTGAATACCCCATATCCTTGGGAGATGCTAGGCTGTGGAAATTATGCTGCAGTTTTTTCTCATCCTGCTCATCCTGAATTTGTAGTAAAGATCTATGGCCGGGAAGAGCATGGCTTGTTAGATGAAAAGAAAGTATATGATCGACTAGGCAAACATCCTGGATTCTCTGTTTGCTATCATTCGGAACAGCGTTTTTTAATATTAAAACGTATAGAAGGAATGACTCTTTATGACTGTGTGCATAAAGGGGTAAAGATTCATGAGAATGTAATTTACGACATTGATGAAGCTGTAAGGCATGCGAGAAACAAAGGATTGTTTCCTAATGATGTGCATGGGAAAAATGTGATGATATCTAATAATAGAGGAATTATTGTAGACGTTTCTGATTTTAGTCGTTACGAAACGTGCAGGAAATGGAAAGATCTGCGAAAGGCTTATTTCACTATTTATAAAAAATCTCTGTATCACTTTCCTATAAAGATTCCTTATTTTGTTTTGAATGGAGTAAGGATGGGGTATAGGTACTACAGGAAGTTAAAAATATCCAAAAAACAAGTTCTAAAATAA